The genomic region CGGGCGACAACATCAGCATCGAAGTAAAATTGATCACCCCGATCGCCATGGAAAAGGAACTGCGCTTCGCGATTCGCGAAGGCGGCAGGACCGTGGGCGCCGGTGTCGTGGTTTCAATAGTTGAATAATATAAGGGGGAAGATTAATGGCAAGACAGCAGAAAATCAGAATCTACCTGAAGGCCTACGATCACAAGATCCTGGACAATTCCGTGCAGAAGCTTGTGGAAGCAGTCAAGAGCAACAATGCTAAGATTGTCGGCCCGGTTCCGCTTCCGACTGAAATCAGGAAGTATTGCGTCCTTAGGTCGCCTCATTCCGACAAGGACTCCAGAGAACAGTTCGAGATGAGAATTCACAAAAGATTAATTGACATCGTCGGCGACCAGAGCGCGGTTGACTCCCTGACCAGGATTGACCTGCCTTCAGGCGTTTACGTCGAGATCAAGCTGTAATTGGAGGGCATATGAAAGGGTTGATCGGGAAAAAAATAGGAATGACGCAGATCTTTCAGGAAAACGGCGATGTGGTCTCTGTGACCGTTGTGAATGCCGGTCCATGCACAGTGATTCAGCAGAAAGGTATGGACAAGGAAGGATATACAGCTGTGCAGCTCGGTTTTGAAGAGCTCAAACTGAAGACGAAGGAAGTCAAGAAAGCCGGCAGCAAAGTGAAGCGGCAGGTCGTACCTACAATGCCTGTAGCAGGGCATTTTAAGAAAGTCGGAGTCAAGCCGATGCGATACCTCAAGGAATTCCGCTATGAAGGTGATTTGAAGCTGGAAGCTGCGCAGGTGCTTGATGTCAGCATTTTCAATCCGAACGACATTGTGGATGTCATCGGTGTGACAAAAGGACGCGGTTATGCTGGCGGCATGCGCAGATTCGGACATCATGGAAACCGCGCTTCTCACGGCGTCAAAACCCACAGGGAATGCGGATCCATGGGAAGCAACACCTGCCCCGGCCGTGTTTACAAGGGACACCATCTCCCTGGGCAATACGGCAACGTAAGGGTCACTGTGAAAAATGTTAAGGTTATGAAGGTGGATAAAGAGAATCATCTTCTGATCCTGAAAGGTGCTGTACCCGGCTACAATGGCACCGTGCTCTATGTCAAAGACCCGAGCGTGAAGGTCTGAGGAGGAAAAATGCTTAAAGTAAACGTTTACGATAAAGAAGGAAAACAGGTCGACAGCCTGGAATTGACGAATGAAATCTACGGGATGAAACCGCACAGAATAGCCCTGCATCAGGCTGTTGTTTCTTATCTTCACAACCAGAGACAGGGAAATTCCTGCACTAAAACCAAGGGTGAAGTTTCGGGCGGTGGATGCAAACCATGGCGGCAGAAAGGCACGGGCCGTGCGAGGGTCGGAAGCATCCGATCACCGCTTTGGAGAAAAGGCGGTATCACCTTCGGACCGCGGCCGCGAGATTTTTTCATGCAGATGAACAAGAAGGTTAAGAAGCTGGCATTGGCTTCTGCACTTGCCTCCAAGGTCCAGGACCAGAACTTAGTGGTAATCGACCAATTGGATTTCGAAGCCCCGAAAACCAAAAGTGCAGTCAAGCTTCTGGTGAATGTGGCTGAACACAGGACCGCACTCGTAATCCTGGACAATAACAATAAAAACACACAACTGTCGTTCAGAAACCTGCCCGGCATAGCAGTGCGTCAGGTCGAAAATCTGAATGTCTATGAAATGCTCAAACACGAGAAATTCATTGTCACCAGAGAAGCGCTGAAGAAAATCGAGGAGGAATTCGTATGATGGAATCCCGAGATATCCTGCTGGAACCGATCATGAGCGAGAAGAGCGTCCAGGGAATGGAAGAACAGCATTACAGCTTTATCGTCCATCCCAGCGCCAACAAAATCCAGATCCGCAAAGCGGTGGAACAGCTCTTCAAGGTACATGTGGTCTCGGTCCGGACACAGAATTATGAAGGCAAACCCAAACGGCTGGGCAGATTTGAAGGAAAACGGCCGGATTTTAAAAAAGCTATCGTGACCATCAAAACCGGGGAAAACATCCCCATGTTTGAAGGCGTATAACTGAGGAGGAAATATGGGAATTAAAGGATTTAAACCAATCACTCCGGGCCGCCGATTCATGACGATTTCCACCTTTGAGGAAATAGACAAGCTCAGTCCGGAAAAAAAACTGACACACGGCAGGAAAGAACCGGCCGGCAGGAACAACCTGGGACGTGTCACAGTCAGGCACCAGGGTGCAGGCCATAAAAAGCGCTACCGGGAAATTGATTTTCTGAGGGATAAATATGGAGTTCCTGCAGTTGTACTTGGAATTGAGTATGATCCGAATCGCTCCGCCAACATCGCGCTTTTGCAGTACCATGACGGCGAGAAACGTTACATCATCGCCCCCAAAGATCTGAGGACAGGTGACAAAGTTCTTTCATCCAAGGATGAAGTTGAAGTGTCGATAGGGAATGCCTGTCCAGTTTCCAAAGTACCGATCGGGACGATTGTCCACAATGTTGAACTTAAACCCGGCAAGGGCGGCCAGATTGCCCGTTCAGCCGGTTCCAGCGCCCAGATCGTCGGCACTGAGGGCAACTATTTCCATGTCAAGCTGCAGTCCGGTGAAATCAGGGCAATCCGCAAGGAATGCATGGTGACAATCGGGCAGGTCGGAAATATTGACCATTCCAACCAGACTATCGGTAAAGCCGGACGCACCAGATGGCTTGGTATCAGACCCACGGTCCGCGGATGCACCATGAACCCATGCGACCACCCCCATGGCGGCGGTGAAGGACGTTCAAACTCCCACCGTCATCCGACTTCTCCCTGGGGACAGCCCGCCAAGGGTTACAAGACACGGAAAAACACCCAGTCCGATAAATACATCATTTCCCAGCGGAAACGGTAAAGGAGGACCCCGCATGAGCAGATCGCTGAAAAAAGGACCTTACATACTCCCGGCCCTCGTGAAGAAAGTCAACGAGATGAACGCCAAGGGAGACAAAAAGCCGATCAAGACCTGGTCCAGGGCATCTCAGATCTCGCCGGAGATGGTTGGACACACGATCGCAGTTTACAACGGAAAGAAGCATATTCCCATCTACATAACGGAAAACATGGTCGGGCACAGGCTTGGAGAGTTCGCTCCCACCAGATTTTTCAAAGGCCATGGGAACAAGACAGAACGAACCATCGCACTGAAGTGAGGAGGACATGATGGAGGAGAGAAAAGAATCCAGAGCGTGTGTAAAGTCGGTGAGGATCACTCCCAGAAAGATGCGCCTCACTGCAGATTTGATCCGTGGCAAGGACGTGGAATCAGCCTTTAAAATTCTGAAATATACGCCTAGGAAGGCAGCCAGAATCTTGAAGAAACTGCTGAAAAGTGCAGTAGCAAACGCCGAAAATAACCACGGCATGGATGTCGACAGGCTGTATGTCGACAATATCCAGGTAGGACAGGGGGCGACATGGAAGAGAGTTCTTTCACGGTCCATGGGACGCGCCAATCCAATTCTGAAGCGCACTTCGCATACAACTGTAGTCCTGCGGGAACTTGATGAAAAAGTGACGAAGGCTGAGGCTCCGAATGAATCAGGGAAAAAGACAGAAAAAGGCGAGAAGTCAGCAGCAAAAGCCGTGAAAAAGACCACTGTCAAGAAACCAGCCACTAAGAAACCGGCGGCCCAAAAACCGGCAATCAAGAAAACACCTAAGGCTGCGGCCAAGAAATCCACAAATTCTCCCAGAAAGGAGGCAACCAGTGGGACAGAAAGTTAATCCTATCGGAATGCGATTGGGCATAAACCGGGACTGGAATTCCAGATGGTTCGGAACCAGGAAGCAGTTCGCCGGCTGGCTGCATGAGGATCTGAAGATCCGCAAGTACATCATGGGTAAAGTACCGAATGGCGATATCAGCAAAATTCAGATCGAAAGGCCGTCGGAACAAAGAATCAAAGTGACCATCTCAAGCTCCAAAGTCGGAATTGTGATCGGCAAGAGCGGCAAGGAAGTCACTGAGATGAAAAAGAAACTGCAGGAACTTATTAACCGTGAGGTTTTTATAAATATCCGCGAAGTCAAGGAACCACTCAAAGAAGCTACACTGGTGGCAGAATCCATTGCCGCTCAGCTGGAGCGGAGGGTTTCCTTTAGAAGAGCCATGAAGAAAATGCTGGAACGGGCCAGCGAGATTGGAATTCCAGGCATGAAGATAATGGTCAGCGGTCGTCTTGGCGGAGCAGAAATTGCCCGCAGGGAATGGTACCTGCATGGTCGGGTACCGCTTCACACTCTGAAGGCTGATGTGGATTTCGCCCTTGCCAAGGCCGTCACAAAATATGGAGTGATCGGTGTGAAAGTGTGGGTATACCGCGGTGACATCGAGAGTTCGGATCAAGCTGACAGCAATCTCGGCGAAGAAATGATAGCCGCTGAATAAGCAGAGGAGGAAATTATGTTGATGCCAAAAAGAGTAAAATATAGAAGAGTTCAGCGGGGTACCATGAAAGGTGTAGCCAACCGGGGGAACGAGGTCGTTTACGGAGCATTCGGAATCTCCGCTCTGGAACCCTCCTGGATCACCAGCCGCCAGATTGAGGCAGCCCGTGTGGCGATCAACCGCGCCATGAAAAAACACGGCAAGATGTGGATCAGGATTTTCCCCCATAAATCGGTAACTAAGAAACCAGCTGAAACGCGTATGGGGAACGGCAAGGGTTCTCCGGAATTCTGGGTGGCAGTGGTCAAACCCGGAAAAATCCTCTTCGAAGTGGACGGATGCGATGAGCGAGAAGCCAAAGAAGCTTTCCGGCTGGCTTCTCACAAGCTGCCCATTAAGACCAAATTCGTGGCCAAAGAAGAGCATTAAGACAGGGGGAATGAAAAAATGAAGGGAAATGTTTTAAAGGAACTTACTTTCGATGAACTTAAGCAGAAATACAGCGATTTCAAGGAAGAGCTGTTCAACCTCAAGTTTCAAAGGGTAATGGGACAACTCGAAAACAACATGCGGATCAGAGCAGTGAGAAAAGACATTGCCAGAGTCCTCACCCTGATGACCCAGAAGGAGAATACCAAGTCGGCGAAGGAGGCTAAGGCATGAGCGAGACGACACGCAATATTAGAAAGACCAGGGTGGGGAAGGTCTTATCACGCAAGATGGAAAAGACTTGCGTAGTGGTTGTGGAGCGATCCTATCAGCACACTCTTTACAAGAAAACCTTGCGCACTACCAAGAAGTACAAGGTTCATGATGAGAAGAACGAAACCAACCCCGGCGACAAAGTCCTGATTATGGAAACCAGGCCTCTGAGCAGGGAAAAGCGCTGGCGTCTTGTTAAGATCCTGGAAGCGGCCCGGTAGAGGAGGGACAATGGTACAGCATAGAACAATGTTGAAAGTGGCTGATAACAGCGGAGCTAAAAAGCTCCAGTGCATTCACGTTTACGGCGGCAGCGGCAAGAAAATAGCCCGGATCGGAGATGTCATCTGCGCCACGGTCAAAGAAGCTGTTCCGGACGGGAATGTGAAGAAGAGCCAGGTGGTGAAAGCCGTTGTGGTTCGGACCAGAGGAAAGCTCAGGAGAACCGACGGTTCCTATATCCGTTTTGACGACAACGCAGCCGTGATCATAGATGAAGCCAACAATCCTAAAGGAACCCGCATTTTTGGCCCCATCGCCAGAGAACTGCGGGAGAGGGATTTCATGAAAATTATTTCCCTGGCTCCTGAAGTGGTCTGAAGGAGGAAGAGATGGAAAACAAAACCAAAGTTAGAATCAGGAAAGACGACATGGTGATGGTGCAGACCGGCAAGGACAAGGGAAAGATTGGAAAAGTTCTGTCAGTCTTGCAGAATGAAAACAAAGTAATAGTGACGGGCGTGAACATGGTGAAGCGCCATCAGAAAGCTAATAAACAGCACCGTCACGGAGGAATCATCGAGAAAGAAGGACCGATTTTTTTAGCGAAAGTAATGCTGGTTTGTCCAAAGTGCAACCTGCCAACCAAGATCGGGCACAAGTTGGTGAACGAAGTGAAAGTCCGCATTTGCAAAAAGTGCGAAGAAATCGTGGATAACGTCTAAGAGGTAAGATATGACCAGATTAATGAAACTTTACAGGGAAAAAGTAGTCAGTGAAATGATGAAAAGCAGGAGCTACAAGAATGTGATGCAGGTTCCCAAGATCCAGAAGGTCGTTCTGAACATGGGAATCGGCGAAGCCAAGACTAATCCTAAGATCGTCGACGGCGCTATGAATGACCTGAAGGCCATCGCCGGTCAGAAACCGCAGCTCCGGAAAGCCAAGAAGTCCATCTCGAACTTCAAGTTGCGCGCAGGTATGACAGTCGGTGTAAAGGTCACTCTGCGAGGCGACAGGATGTACTACTTCCTGGATAAACTCTTCAACATCGTGCTTCCACGCGTGAGAGACTTCCGTGGCGTGTCACGGAAGTCTTTTGACGGCCGCGGCAGTTACACTTTCGGCGTCAAGGAACAGATCGTGTTCCCTGAAATCGACTACGATAAAATCGACCAGATCAGGGGAATGGATGTATCCATCGTGACAACCGCCGGGACTGATGACGAGTCTCTGGAACTGCTGGAACGCATGGGAATGCCTTTTACAAAAAAATAGGGAGGAATGAGGAATGGCCAGGAAAACGTTTTTCGAAAAGCAGAAAAGGACACCTAAGTTTTCTACCAGGTGGAGAAACCGCTGCCTGATTTGCGGGCGTCCCAGAGGTTTCATCGGTGATTTCCAGATGTGCCGGCTCTGCTTCAGGGGCCTCGCCTCAAAAGGCGAAATTCCCGGAATCATCAAATCCAGCTGGTAAAAACAAGGGAGGAATGACAAAATGATGACAGATCCTATTGCCGATATGCTGACTCGAATCCGCAACGCCGGCTCCACCAACAAGGACGCGGCCGATGTACCCGCCTCCAAGGTGAAGCTGGAGATTGCCCGACTTCTCAAGGAAGAAGGGTACATAAAGGATTACAAGTACATCAAGCAGAGCTCCAAGGGTGTGATCCGGATTTACCTGAAATACACGAAAGAAAAGGAGCTTGCGATCAAAGGAATCAGACGCATCAGCCACAGCGGCAGAAGAGTTTACGCGGGTAAAGATGAGATACCCAGGGTGCTCGGCGGACTCGGCGTGGCGATTATATCCACTTCAAAGGGCATCATGACTTCCAGGCAATCCCTCCAGGAAGGGGTTGGCGGGGAAGTCATCTGTTATGTGTGGTAAGGAGGAGGAACAATGTCTAGAGTAGGAAAGAAACCAATCAATATTCCCAAGGGTGTGACAGTAACCCATGACCCTAAGAAACAGTCCATGAAGGCTAAGGGTCCCAAGGGTGAAAACGAAATGACCTACCATCCGTTGATGGAAGTGACCATCGACAAAGAGACGATTCACGTGAAAAGGCCTGATGATTTGAAAGTAAACAAATCCCTTCATGGAATGACCCAGCGGATGATTGAAAACCTGATCATAGGGGTTACAAGCGGTTTTGAAAAAAAATTGATAATCAACGGCATAGGATTTAAGGCCGATGTCAAGGGTACAGACCTGGTCCTGAGCCTGGGATTTTCCCATCCTGTGGAAATGAAGATGCCCAAAGGAGTAAACGCCAAAGCCGAGAAAGGCATGGTCACTCTCACCGGCATTGATAAAGAAGTGCTGGGACAGTTCGCTGCAGATGTGAGGGCTAAGAAGCCCACTGAACCATACAAGGGTTCAGGTATCAGATATGAAAACGAGAGAGTCAGGAAGAAGGCCGGTAAAAAGGCTGCCTAATCAATCAGGAAAGAGGTACTGCAATGAAGAAGGATAAAGTTGCCAAGAGGACCGACCGTCACAACAGGATCAGATTGAAAGTTTCAGGAACGGCTGAAAAACCCAGGCTGTCGGTGTTCAAATCCACCAAGCACATCTCAGTTCAGATTATTGATGATACTAAGGGAGCGACGCTTGTAGCCGTATCGACTCTGGAAAAAGAAGTCAAGGATAATCTGAAACATGGCGGAAATATCAAAGCTGCCGAAATTGTGGGCGCTCTGATAGCCAAACGTGCCAAGGAAAAGAACATCGAGACAGTTGTCTTTGACAGAGGCGGATTCAGATATCATGGCTGCGTAAAAGCCATTGCTGAAAAAGCCCGTGAGAATGGACTGAAATTTTAGAAGCTGTTAAATATGAGCGCAGCGAATATTTTACAGCTTCTTATCCCCGGAGCACAGCAAAGGGGATTAGTGTCCCAGTTATATAGGGACCGAGATTGAGAACAGTTTAGGAGGATACTTGAATATCCAGGATACCAGAGGAAATGAAAACGAACTTAAAGAACGCGTGATCTATGTAAATCGCGTTTGCAAGGTTGTCAAGGGCGGTAAGCGATTCTCTTTCAGTGTACTGGCCGTTGTCGGCGATTCGCACGGCAAAGTAGGATATGGACTTGGAAATGCCAAGGAAGTACCTGAAGCGATGAGAAAAGCCGTGGAAAGAGCCAAGCGCGAAATGATTGTATTTCCGATGATCAAGGGTACGATCCCGCACGAAATTCTAGGAAGATACGGCTCCGGTAAAGTGCTCCTGAAGCCGGCAGTCCCTGGAACAGGAGTCATCGCCGGCGGAGCTGTGCGCGCCATCGCCGAACTTGGCGGGATTACTGATGTATTGTCCAAATGCATCGGTTCCAGAACCAAGATCAATGTGGTCAAGGCTACTTTTGAAGGATTGAAAGCATTGCGCTGTGCTGATACAATAGCCAAGGGCCGCGGAAAGACATCCAAAGAAATACTCGGAACGACATAATTGGAGGAATAATGGCCAAGCTGAAGATTACATTAAAGAAAAGCTGCTGCCGCAAACCGGAAAAAGTTCGCCGCGTGATCGAATCACTGGGACTCCGTAAGGTCGGTGGAAGCAAGATATGCGAAGATAATCCGGTGATCCGTGGCATGATCGACAAGACTTCATACATGCTTGAAGTCGAATCTGTTGATTAAGGGAGGTTTAGATGAAATTACATGAACTCGCTCCCAATGAAGGTGCAAAGAAGCTCGGTAAGAGAGTTGGAAGAGGGCCATCCTCAGGGCATGGCGGTACATCATGCAGAGGGAACAATGGACAGAATTCCAGGAAAAGCGGTCCCGTAAGGATAGGCTTTGAGGGGGGGCAGATGCCTCTGTACAGGCGACTTCCCAAGAGGGGCTTCAAAAACATCAATAAGAAACATTACAGCCTGGTGAATGTCTGCGATCTGGAAAAATTCGAACCACATACCATCATCACCCCTGAATTTCTGGTTGAGCAAGGTCTGGTGAAAAAAGTGGAACCCAATGGGATCAAAATTCTGGGCAATGGGGAACTGACAAAACCCCTGAAGGTTCTAGCCAACAAATTCACCAAATCAGCCATCGAAAAAATTGAAAAAGCACAGGGAAACATTGAGGTGTTGAAATGATCGGAAATGTCTCTAACATCGGCAAAATCCCGGAGCTGAAAAAGAGAATTCTCTTCACACTGGGGATGATAGCCGTTTACAGGTTAGGCGCTCATATTCCAAGCCTGGGAGTTGATACTGCCAAGCTGCTGGAACTTTTTTCCAGGAAAGGTGCCATGAGCGGCGTACTTGGCTTCATGGATCTGTTTTCAGGCGGAGCTCTGAAGAATTTCAGCGTATTTGCCCTTGGAATCACGCCGTACATCAACTCTTCAATCATCATGCAGCTCCTGATCTATGTGGTACCCTTCCTTGAAAAAATTGCCAAGGAAGGAGACGAGGGCAGAAAGAAGATCTCACAATATACCCGCTGGGGTACAGTGATCATCGGCGCTGTCCAAGCCTTCGGCTACAGTTTCATGATGAAGAATTACGGAATATTGACACCTGATATGGCGGGTAATTTCTTCTTCTTCTCTGTAATTACCGTGATCACACTTACCGCCGGTACCAGTTTCATCATGTGGCTGGGCGAGCAGATCACTGAGCGTGGTCTTGGGAATGGAGTGTCTCTTTTGATTACTATCAGCATCGTTTCCAGACTTCCGGATGGCGCAGTGCAGACTTTCCGCAAGTTTTACGGAGAATCCACTTTCATTCCCACGATGCTCCTGATACTGCTTTTCATTTTCACAATCGTTGCATTCGTGGTGCTGATGTATGAGGGTTCCAGGAAAATTCCGGTCCAGTATGCGAAAAGAGTTGTCGGGCGAAGGATCTATGGTGGACAGAGCACGCATATTCCGCTTAGAGTCAATCAAGCCGGTGTAATTCCGATCATTTTCGCGGCATCTGTGATGGTTTTTCCGGGAATGGTGGTTTCGTTCATCCAGCAGATGGCATTGAGTTATCCGGGTATGACCCGCTGGCTTTCAATGATCGCGATGGAACTCTCACCAAGAGGAATCACATATAATGTAGTTTATTTCGCCATGATTATCGGATTTTCATATTTTTATACTGCCATCGTATTCAATCCGAAAGACATGTCGGACAACATGAAGAAATACGGCGGGTTCATTCCAGGCATCAGAGCAGGAAGACCCACTGCAGAATACATCGATCGGACCATGGCCAGAATTACGTTTGCCGGTTCCATTTTTCTGGCTTCGATTGATTTCGTCCCCAGGATGTTGATGGTGATGGCTGATGTTCCCTTTTATCTTGGCGGAACTTCGCTCCTGATCCTGGTGGGCGTCCTGCTGGACACAGTAAAGCAGGCCGAAGCGCACCTTTTAGTAAGGCATTATGAAGGTTTCCTGAAAAAACGCGGCGGTAAATAGGAGGATCCAGCATGAATCTGATTCTGTTCGGGCCCCCTGGGGCCGGAAAAGGCACGCAGGCACAGTATCTCATCGACCGTTTGAAGGTTCCCCAGATTTCCACAGGAGACATTCTGCGTGAGAATGTCAAGAAGGGAACTGAAACCGGCAGGCGCGCCAAGCAGGTCATGGACAGGGGCGAACTCGTTCCTGACGAGATCCTGAATCAGATGATCGAGAATCGGATCGCCGAAGCGGATTGCGCAGGAGGATATATCCTGGACGGATATCCACGTAATCTGAATCAGGCAGGGTTCCTGGCCTCTTTATTGAAGAAAAGGAAAAAAGCACTGGATGCAGTGATTTCGCTCAAGGTGGACGATGAAGAACTGGTCAGCAGACTATCCGGCAGACGGCTCTGCCGAACCTGCGGCAAAAGCTACCATGTAAAGTTCCAACCCCCGAGTTCGGCTGGAAAATGTGACAGCTGCGGAGGTGAACTTTATACCAGGGACGACGACCGGGAAGAGACTGTCAAAAACAGGCTCAAAGTTTACCACAGCCAGACCAGTGCCGTGCTGGAATTTTACAGGAAATCCGGGGTGCTCCACGAGATCGACGGGAGCCAGGAGATTGACAGCGTGAGAGAAAAGATTTTCCAGGTGCTTGGCACCGGGAAAGCGGAAAAATAGAAGGAATGCCCTGAGCAATTGCTTTGGGGTGACGCATGAACTAAACCCCGCTCGCTTCGCTCGGGGTGGTGTAAAGAACTAAACCCCGCTCGCTTCGCTCGGGGGTTAAGTAGCAGTAGCAAAAACCCTCGCGGAGCTCGTGCTTTTTAACTGCTACTAAAGGAGGACGCGCATTTATGGCCAAAGAAGAGCCAATTGAAGTAACGGGAAAAGTAGTGGAAATACTTCCGAATGCTAATTTCAAGGTGGAGCTGGAAAATGGACACCGGGTGCTGGCGCACATTTCAGGGAAAATGCGCATGCATTTTATCCGGATACTTCCCGGAGATAAAGTGACAGTAGAACTTTCGCCCTATGACCTCACCAAAGGGAGAATTGTCTACCGGTTCAAATAAAAAGAAAAAGCTTTACAAAACAGCGGATGTTGACTTAAAATAGTTTGACTTTAATTGGTTTGACCAAGATAAAAATTAAAATAAACCGAGGAGGAATGAAATGAAAGTGAGAGCTTCAGTGAAGAAGATCTGCGACAAATGCAAGATTATCAAGAGAGCCGGGGTCGTTAGAGTTATCTGCGAAAATCCTAAGCATAAGCAGAGGCAGGGGTAAGGAGGAAACATGGCACGTATTGCAGGAGTTGATTTACCCAAAAACAAAAGAGTAGAAGTTGCCTTGACTTATATTTATGGAATCGGCAGACCCACTTCGCAGAAAATCCTGAAAGCCACTGCCATAGATATCAATAAGAGGGTTCACACTCTTACTGACGAAGAAGTAACCAAAATCAAGGAATATATCGACAACAATGTCAAGGTCGAAGGTGATCTGAGAAGAGACATCCAGATGTCCATCAAAAGACTGGTCGACATCGGCTGTTACAGAGGAATCCGTCACAGAAGAGGATTACCTGTCCGCGGCCAGAGAACAAGAACCAACGCCAGAACGAGACGCGGCATCAGACGTACAGTCGGCGCCAAGCGTGGCGAAATAGCGAAGTAAGGGGAGGATGATAAATGGCTAAAAAAGCTGCCAAGAGCGAAAAAAAGAGGGACAGGAAGCTGATCACCAATGGTGTGGCTCATATCGAGACGACTTTTAATAATACTATAGTCTCAATTACAGATCAGAAGGGAAATCTGATTGCCTGGTCTTCCGGAGGCAATGCCGGATTCAAAGGTGCCCGCAAGGGAACTGCCTATGCAGCTCAACTTGCAGCGGAATCTGCCGCCAAAAAAGCCCTGGACCTGGGTCTGCGGGAAGTCGAAGTGCGGCTCACGGGTCCTGGAGCCGGCAGAGAAACCGCCATCAGAGCGCTTCAGACTACCGGACTGGATATCAGATTGATCAGGGACGTGACGCCAATCCCGCACAATGGCTGCCGCCCGCCGAAAAGAAGAAGGGTTTAAGGAGGATATATTTCATGGCCAGAAACCTGCTACCATCCTGCAGGCAGTGCAGGAGAACCGGAGAGAAGCTCTTTATGAAGGGCGTCAGATGCTATAGCGAAAAGTGCGCCTTTGAGAGAAGGAAGTTTGCTCCCGGGATGCAGTCCGGCAAGAGGAGAAGCAAGCTCTCGGATTACGGAATGCAGCTCAATGAAAAACAGAAGTGCAAGAAAATGTATGGTATGATGGAGGCACAGTTCCATCGCTATTACTATATCGCCAACAAGATGGCTGGTGTTACAGGCCACAATTTACTGAGACTCCTGGAAAAAAGGCTGGACAATGCATTGTTCCGCAGCGGATTTGCAATTTCCAGGACTCAGTCCAGGCAGTTTGTTCGGCATGGACATGTGCTGATCAACGGGAAAAGGGTAAACATCCCTTCCTACCAGATTAAAACCGGTGATGTGTTGGAGATCAAGACCACATTCAGGCAGAATGAAAACTTTAAGGTCCTGCTCGAGGCCGGCAAATCCAGAGAAATTCCCGGCTGGCTGCAGGTGGACTTCGAAAATTACAAATCCAAGGTTCTCAGGGAACCAGAAAGAGCCGACATCCAGGGTACGATCAACGAGAACACGATCGTGGAATTCTATTCCAAGTAATACCTGGAATTGAATCTGACGAGAAAGGGAGTTTTATGAACTGGGATCTTGCTCAGTATATAGTTGAGGGAGAAAATGAAAAAGAATTCGGGCGTTATGTGCTCGAACCCCTCCCCAAGGGAATC from Candidatus Wallbacteria bacterium harbors:
- the rplC gene encoding 50S ribosomal protein L3; translated protein: MKGLIGKKIGMTQIFQENGDVVSVTVVNAGPCTVIQQKGMDKEGYTAVQLGFEELKLKTKEVKKAGSKVKRQVVPTMPVAGHFKKVGVKPMRYLKEFRYEGDLKLEAAQVLDVSIFNPNDIVDVIGVTKGRGYAGGMRRFGHHGNRASHGVKTHRECGSMGSNTCPGRVYKGHHLPGQYGNVRVTVKNVKVMKVDKENHLLILKGAVPGYNGTVLYVKDPSVKV
- the rplP gene encoding 50S ribosomal protein L16; its protein translation is MLMPKRVKYRRVQRGTMKGVANRGNEVVYGAFGISALEPSWITSRQIEAARVAINRAMKKHGKMWIRIFPHKSVTKKPAETRMGNGKGSPEFWVAVVKPGKILFEVDGCDEREAKEAFRLASHKLPIKTKFVAKEEH
- the rpsS gene encoding 30S ribosomal protein S19 → MSRSLKKGPYILPALVKKVNEMNAKGDKKPIKTWSRASQISPEMVGHTIAVYNGKKHIPIYITENMVGHRLGEFAPTRFFKGHGNKTERTIALK
- the rplD gene encoding 50S ribosomal protein L4, producing the protein MLKVNVYDKEGKQVDSLELTNEIYGMKPHRIALHQAVVSYLHNQRQGNSCTKTKGEVSGGGCKPWRQKGTGRARVGSIRSPLWRKGGITFGPRPRDFFMQMNKKVKKLALASALASKVQDQNLVVIDQLDFEAPKTKSAVKLLVNVAEHRTALVILDNNNKNTQLSFRNLPGIAVRQVENLNVYEMLKHEKFIVTREALKKIEEEFV
- the rplB gene encoding 50S ribosomal protein L2 produces the protein MGIKGFKPITPGRRFMTISTFEEIDKLSPEKKLTHGRKEPAGRNNLGRVTVRHQGAGHKKRYREIDFLRDKYGVPAVVLGIEYDPNRSANIALLQYHDGEKRYIIAPKDLRTGDKVLSSKDEVEVSIGNACPVSKVPIGTIVHNVELKPGKGGQIARSAGSSAQIVGTEGNYFHVKLQSGEIRAIRKECMVTIGQVGNIDHSNQTIGKAGRTRWLGIRPTVRGCTMNPCDHPHGGGEGRSNSHRHPTSPWGQPAKGYKTRKNTQSDKYIISQRKR
- a CDS encoding 50S ribosomal protein L23 — encoded protein: MMESRDILLEPIMSEKSVQGMEEQHYSFIVHPSANKIQIRKAVEQLFKVHVVSVRTQNYEGKPKRLGRFEGKRPDFKKAIVTIKTGENIPMFEGV
- the rpmC gene encoding 50S ribosomal protein L29 codes for the protein MKGNVLKELTFDELKQKYSDFKEELFNLKFQRVMGQLENNMRIRAVRKDIARVLTLMTQKENTKSAKEAKA
- the rpsC gene encoding 30S ribosomal protein S3; amino-acid sequence: MGQKVNPIGMRLGINRDWNSRWFGTRKQFAGWLHEDLKIRKYIMGKVPNGDISKIQIERPSEQRIKVTISSSKVGIVIGKSGKEVTEMKKKLQELINREVFINIREVKEPLKEATLVAESIAAQLERRVSFRRAMKKMLERASEIGIPGMKIMVSGRLGGAEIARREWYLHGRVPLHTLKADVDFALAKAVTKYGVIGVKVWVYRGDIESSDQADSNLGEEMIAAE
- the tuf gene encoding elongation factor Tu (EF-Tu; promotes GTP-dependent binding of aminoacyl-tRNA to the A-site of ribosomes during protein biosynthesis; when the tRNA anticodon matches the mRNA codon, GTP hydrolysis results; the inactive EF-Tu-GDP leaves the ribosome and release of GDP is promoted by elongation factor Ts; many prokaryotes have two copies of the gene encoding EF-Tu); protein product: GDNISIEVKLITPIAMEKELRFAIREGGRTVGAGVVVSIVE
- the rpsJ gene encoding 30S ribosomal protein S10 produces the protein MARQQKIRIYLKAYDHKILDNSVQKLVEAVKSNNAKIVGPVPLPTEIRKYCVLRSPHSDKDSREQFEMRIHKRLIDIVGDQSAVDSLTRIDLPSGVYVEIKL